The Subtercola sp. PAMC28395 genome segment TCCTCGCGCGAAACCTCGACCTGACGCTCGACTTCGAGACCGCTGTCGGGCTGATGTTCACGGGCTACGACCGATCGATCGACCTCGGGCTCATCACGGTGCACCGAGTGGATGCGGCCGAGTCGACGCACGTGTTCCTGGTGATCGCCGGCCTCGGCATCGACGCCAAGATGATCGCGAACACGAACGACAAATTGAAGAAGACCTTCGGCTGGCTCGCGTACATCGACGGCACGATGCGGGCGCTCCCCCAGCTGCGGCCGATCAAGATGAAGGTCAGCATCGACAACGAGAAGTGGCGGAGCGTGAGCGCACACTCGGTGATGGCGGGCAACTGCGGGCTACTGCCGGGCGGCATCGAGCTCATTCCCGACGCCAAGCTCGACGACGGAGTGCTCGACTTCATCGCCCTGCGGCCCCACGGGTTGTTCGGCTGGGTACGGGTCTGGAACAAGCTGACGTTCGAGAACGGCGTGCTGCTGAAGTCGGCCGCCGGGCGCCGGCTGCTCGAGCTCACGCCGAAGGGCAACGACGTTGTCTACCGGAAGGGCCTCGACCTGAGGCTCAGGCTCGAGGAGCCACAGGAGATCCAGCTCGACGGCGACGAGTTCGGCCTGGCCGACGGCCTCGAGATGTGGATCGAGCCTGCCGCCCTGCGCGTGCGCGTCTGACGTCGGTTGGGCAGCTACGCGTCGGGCTCGCCACTCACCAGCCCGCGCAACCAGTCCCGCGCCTCGATGAAGACCTCGTCGTCGTAGCGGTCGACATACTCCACCGGCGCGTGATCGGCACGCGGATACGACCCGAGGAAGATCAGGTTCGGGCTGAACCGGCGAAGGCCCAGCAGTGCGTCGGCAACGCGTTCATCGAGAACGTGCCCATCGGCATCGATCACGAAGCGGTAGCGACCGAGGGCGTCACCGATCGGGCGTGACTGCAGCAGGCTCAGGTTCACCCCGCGGGTGGAGAACTGCTCGAGCAGTTCGAGCAGGGCGCCCGAGCGATCATCCGGCAGCTCGGCGATGATGCTCGTCTTGTCGGCGCCCGTCGGTGCAGGCAGGGCAGTGCTGCGGCTGACGAGCACGAATCGCGTCACGGCGTTCTGGTTGTCGC includes the following:
- a CDS encoding diacylglycerol kinase family protein is translated as MKRAAVVYNPTKVDGDRLKKSVASHEAAAGWGETLWYETSVEDAGQGQTRAALAEGASVVLAAGGDGTVRAVAESLRATGVPMALLASGTGNLLARNLDLTLDFETAVGLMFTGYDRSIDLGLITVHRVDAAESTHVFLVIAGLGIDAKMIANTNDKLKKTFGWLAYIDGTMRALPQLRPIKMKVSIDNEKWRSVSAHSVMAGNCGLLPGGIELIPDAKLDDGVLDFIALRPHGLFGWVRVWNKLTFENGVLLKSAAGRRLLELTPKGNDVVYRKGLDLRLRLEEPQEIQLDGDEFGLADGLEMWIEPAALRVRV